In Rutidosis leptorrhynchoides isolate AG116_Rl617_1_P2 chromosome 2, CSIRO_AGI_Rlap_v1, whole genome shotgun sequence, one genomic interval encodes:
- the LOC139893257 gene encoding transcription factor bHLH104-like, with the protein MDPFENTDWIDYNTLINDVTPADFYWGDHSGTVQIDASLASLAPVEECAEKECSRKRGRSTSCSRAENKACRERQRREKLNERFLELSSTLEPDRPATDKLTILGDAIRVLNQLKSESKDYKEMNEKLSEEIKTLKAEKNELREEKLVLKAEKAKMEQQVKAMTNSLPPPGYMTPHPAAYPAGANKMPVFPGYGYVPMWHYLPQSTRDTSHDHELRPPAA; encoded by the exons ATGGATCCTTTCGAGAATACTGATTGGATCGATTACAACACTCTCATCAACGATGTTACACCCGCCGATTTTTATTGGGGTGATCATAG TGGGACGGTACAAATCGATGCTTCACTTGCTAGCCTTGCACCGGTGGAGGAGTGTGCGGAGAAAGAATGTTCGAGAAAGAG GGGACGCAGTACTTCATGTAGCAGGGCCGAAAATAAAGCATGCCGTGAGAGGCAAAGAAGGGAAAAGTTGAATGAGAG ATTTTTGGAATTGAGTTCTACTTTGGAACCTGACCGGCCCGCCACTGATAAATTGACTATACTTGGAGATGCTATCCGAGTTCTGAATCAGCTGAAATCTGAATCTAAGGATTACAAAGAGATGAACGAAAAATTATCGGAAGAGATTAAAACATTGAAG GCAGAGAAGAATGAACTTCGCGAAGAGAAACTTGTATTAAAGGCGGAAAAAGCAAAAATGGAGCAGCAGGTCAAAGCGATGACCAATAGTCTTCCGCCACCTGGATATATGACACCGCATCCAGCTGCATATCCTGCTGGAGCAAACAAGATGCCAGTTTTTCCAGGTTATGGTTACGTTCCAATGTGGCATTATTTACCACAATCCACACGTGACACATCTCATGATCACGAGCTGAGGCCACCTGCTGCTTAG
- the LOC139893259 gene encoding uncharacterized protein: MARNEEKAQSMLNRFITMKAEEKKKPKERRPFLASECRDLADADKWRQQIMREIGRKVAEIQNEGLGEHRLRDLNDEINKLIREKVHWERRIVELGGPNYSRYSAKMTDLEGNIVDVPNPSGRGPGYRYFGAAKKLPGVKELFEKPPELRKRRSRYDIYKRIDASYYGYRDDEDGVLEKVEGPAEERMRAEAVAEWMRMEQIKKEARRAVMSGEVAEVGGAARTILFEEEEDVVEEERREKELEEKEKEKEFVVHVPLPDEKEIEKMVLEKKKKELLSKYASDDLLEEQSEAKAMLNIHR, from the coding sequence ATGGCGCGTAACGAAGAGAAAGCTCAATCGATGCTCAACAGGTTCATCACCATGAAAGCAGAAGAAAAAAAGAAACCTAAAGAGCGCCGGCCGTTTCTAGCTTCCGAATGCCGTGACCTAGCTGACGCCGACAAGTGGCGTCAGCAGATAATGCGTGAAATCGGCCGTAAAGTTGCTGAAATTCAAAACGAGGGATTAGGCGAGCACCGTTTACGTGATCTCAACGACGAAATCAATAAACTGATTCGAGAGAAAGTTCATTGGGAACGTAGGATTGTCGAGTTAGGCGGTCCGAATTACTCGAGGTATTCGGCGAAAATGACTGATTTGGAAGGGAATATAGTAGATGTTCCAAACCCTAGCGGTCGCGGTCCGGGTTACCGGTACTTCGGTGCTGCGAAAAAGCTTCCTGGAGTGAAGGAATTGTTCGAGAAGCCACCGGAGTTGCGAAAACGTAGGAGTAGGTATGATATATATAAAAGGATTGATGCTAGTTATTATGGTTATAGAGATGATGAAGATGGTGTGTTGGAGAAAGTAGAAGGTCCGGCTGAAGAACGAATGAGGGCTGAAGCAGTTGCAGAGTGGATGAGGATGGAGCAGATTAAGAAAGAGGCGAGAAGGGCGGTGATGAGCGGTGAGGTGGCGGAAGTTGGTGGAGCTGCAAGAACGATATTATTTGAAGAGGAAGAGGATGTTGTTGAGGAAGAGAGGAGAGAAAAGGAGTTGGAGGAAAAAGAAAAGGAGAAGGAGTTTGTTGTTCATGTGCCGTTGCCAGATGAAAAGGAGATTGAGAAAATGgtgttggagaagaagaagaaggagttgTTGAGTAAGTATGCTAGTGATGATTTGTTGGAGGAACAGAGTGAAGCTAAGGCGATGCTCAATATTCATCGTTAG
- the LOC139893258 gene encoding 1-aminocyclopropane-1-carboxylate oxidase homolog 1-like yields the protein MSLNTSTSSHLNYDRKAELIAFDQTKTGVKGLVDAGITTIPRIFHLPLTPENLNSDQTSGLKPSLPTIDLEGINDDPIKRKEIIEKVKDALETWGFFQMINHGIPNSILKDALNGVMRFNEQDTEVKKQWYTREKVEKRKVVYNSNFDLYTEPVTNWRDSFFCPMLPNPPQPHEIPEPCRDIWLEYSSRVLKLGHCVFELISEALGLKPNHLFEMGCAEGLALLGHYYPSCPQPELTIGTRDHADNDFITILLQDHIGGLQVFYQNHWTDVPPIPGALVVNAGDLLQLITNDKFVSAQHKVFANKMGPRVSLAAFFSTGLYPTSKVFKPITELLTEDNPAKYRGTTVYEYETYYKRKGLDGTSALLHFKF from the exons ATGTCTCTCAATACTTCAACTTCATCCCATCTGAATTATGATCGAAAAGCAGAGCTCATAGCCTTCGACCAAACAAAAACCGGCGTCAAAGGACTTGTCGACGCCGGAATCACAACCATCCCTCGCATATTCCACCTACCACTTACACCCGAAAACCTCAACTCCGATCAAACGTCTGGTTTAAAACCAAGTCTCCCGACCATTGACCTTGAAGGAATTAACGATGATCCGATCAAGCGAAAGGAGATCATCGAGAAAGTGAAGGATGCGTTGGAGACATGGGGATTCTTTCAGATGATCAATCATGGTATCCCAAACAGCATATTGAAGGATGCGTTGAACGGGGTGATGAGATTTAATGAGCAAGATACTGAGGTGAAGAAGCAGTGGTATACAAGGGAGAAGGTCGAAAAGCGTAAGGTGGTGTATAACAGTAATTTCGACTTGTACACTGAACCTGTGACTAACTGGCGAGACTCCTTTTTTTGCCCCATGCTTCCTAACCCTCCTCAACCACACGAGATACCAGAGCCTTGCAG AGATATATGGCTTGAGTATTCGAGTCGAGTGTTGAAGCTCGGACATTGTGTGTTTGAGTTAATTTCCGAGGCTCTTGGGCTCAAACCTAACCATCTGTTTGAGATGGGGTGTGCGGAAGGGCTTGCACTTCTCGGCCATTACTATCCTTCATGTCCACAACCTGAGTTAACAATCGGCACCCGTGATCATGCTGACAATGATTTCATCACAATTCTTCTACAAGATCATATCGGTGGCCTTCAAGTGTTCTATCAAAACCATTGGACCGATGTTCCTCCCATCCCGGGAGCTCTAGTTGTAAATGCAGGAGATCTACTACAG CTAATTACAAACGACAAATTTGTAAGCGCACAACACAAGGTGTTTGCGAATAAGATGGGTCCTAGAGTATCGTTGGCCGCGTTTTTTTCAACAGGGCTATATCCAACCTCGAAGGTGTTTAAACCGATCACAGAGTTGCTTACGGAAGATAATCCAGCCAAATACAGAGGCACAAcggtttatgaatatgaaacttaCTACAAACGAAAGGGACTTGATGGTACTTCTGCTCTTCTGCATTTCAAGTTCTAG